The Arachidicoccus terrestris genome includes the window AACAGTCTTTTATTTCTCCGTCGCTGATAGTCATTGGGCGGGTACCGCAGTTGCATCAGCAGTATTGTTGGCGCCCACAGATAGCACCCGATCAGGTTGAATCATTTTTCAGACCCTCTACCAGCCGCGCAGTAGAGGTAATCAATAACAAAAAGCGTAGCGCCTAACCCTAATTACTATTATACTATATATAAAGTTTCAGTCATGTTAGTAGAAGCCAAAAAAGATATTTTCAGCAGGCTCATTAAAGAAGCCACCCACGATGAACTGGTTTGGATGAACGGTTTTTTAGCCGGTTTGCTAGACCAGGGTACGCTGCCGGCAGGCAGGGCACAGAGCGGGACGGGAGCGCCTTCCGTGACAACGGCGTCCGCTCAGGTCGATAAGTTGACTTTACTCTATGCATCAGAGACGGGCAATGCCAAGTCAGTGGCTACCAAGTTTGCGACGGTTACTAAAAAAAGAGGTATAAAAACCAAGCTGGCTTCGGTGGAACAATATAAGTTAACGGACCTGGCGAAAGAAAAATATCTTTTATTGGTGATCAGTACCCAGGGTGACGGAGAACCACCTATCACGGCGGTGAAGTTTTACAATGCCGTACATGATGCCAGCCTCAAACTGGACAAACTGCAATATGGGGTACTGGCATTAGGAGACAGCTCCTATCCTTTGTTTTGCCAGGCGGGTGTCGATGTCGATAGGCAACTGGAACTAAGAGGTGCGACCCGTAAAGTTCCGCTGCAAAAACTGGATACGGACTACGCTGGCTATACAGAGAGCTGGTTAGACACGGCGCTTGGCTTATTATCAGACAGCACAGAAGGTGGTGCAGCGCAGGCGGTTGCAAAAATCCCTAAACCTGCCGGCGGCAGTCATAAAAAGATCTATGATGGCACAGTTATCACTAATTTCAATCTGAACGACAGAGATTCTGCTAAAAGGACGCATCATATAGAAATCGAAGCCGAAGATTTGGCTTATGCACCTGGAGACGCCTTAGGTATAGTGCCGCCGAATCCCACTCCGGTCGTGGAGGAAGTGCTGGCATTAGCGGAGATTGATGCGCAGCAATCCATAGAATGGAGGGATCAGAAATATACTGTCAAAGAATTACTCGCGATTAAAGCGCAGTTGCTGTATCTGCCGGAAAGAGTGGTACGTAAGTATGCTGAGATCGCCGGCCAGGAAATACCTGATACCCGTATGAGTCTGGTAGATCTGTTGAGGATTTATCCGCTAAAAAATAACCAGGAGGATTTTTTACAGGTATTACAGATACTGGAACCGATTGCCCCCCGACTGTATAGTATATCATCTTCTCCTGAAGCCCATGGTGATGAGATCCATATTACGGTCGCCAGAGATCAGTTCTATGTTGGGGAAAAACAGGAATCAGGCCTTTGCTCAGGGTATCTGCTGGATGTTCCGGTAGACACTAAACTGCAATTCTATATCCATCCCAATAAAGGATTTAAATTACCTCCGGACGATAAAGATGTGATCATGATCGGACCGGGTACTGGGGTGGCACCTTTCAGATCCTTTCTATTCGAGAGAGATGCTGCCGGTGCAGAAGGCAGAAACTGGCTCTTTTTCGGAGATCAGCATATTTCCAGTGATTTTCTTTATCAGACAGAAATCCAGTCTTTTTTGGAAACCGGCGTGCTGACTGAGTTTAACGGAGCCTTCTCCAGAGATCAGGAGAACAAGGTCTATGTACAGGATAAAATGCGTGAGCGCGGGGCAGAGCTCTTTGAATGGCTGGAAAGTGGCGCCTTTATCTATATCTGCGGTGCTAAAGAGCCGATGAGTTTTGATGTGGAGAAAGCACTGACAGAGATTATCGCCACTCAGAAAGAACTGTCCTTTACGGAAGCAGGCAAATACCTGGATGCATTAAAAGAAGAGGGCCGCCTGCTGAAAGATGTATATTAATAGCTAATACAGGCATGAAGGTATCATGCCATTACAACAAAATACGAGAAGAACTTCAATGAGCAATAAAGAATCACACGTTGAGAAAATAAAAAAGGCCAGCCGCGGCCTCAGAGGCACTTTATTGGAAAGCCTGGCCGATGAGCACACCTTAGCCATTAGGGAAGATGACAGGGCCCTGGTAAAATTCCATGGGATGTATCTTCAGGATGACAGGGATAGGCGAGAGGAAAGAGCGGCCAAAAGGCTGGACCGTCTTTGGGCGTTTATGGTCCGGCTCAGACTGCCGGGCGGTAAACTGTCGGCGCAGCAATGGAAAGGCCTGCATCACGTAGCCGGTACTTATTCTACCGGAACTATTAAGATTACGACCCGTCAGACGGTGCAGCTACACGGCATATTAAAACACCATGCCCGTCCGACGCATCAGGCTTTTAATCAGGTGGGGCTGGATTCGATAGCAGCCTGTGGAGACGTTAATCGTAATGTACTGGCTTCCGCACATCCTGATGTTTCTCCCATACATGAGGAAGTGTATCAGACGGCCGTTCACCTGAGTGAGTTGATGAAGCCGAAGACAAGGGCCTATTATGAAGTATTTGTCGGTAATGAGAAAGTTGCGGAAAAGGTAGAAGAAGATCCTTTGTATGAGGACCGCTATCTGCCTCGTAAGTTCAAGATCGCGATCGCTATACCTCCGCAAAATGATGTGGACGTATTCGCCAATGACTGCGCGCTCATCGCGATTGTAGAAAACGGCACCTTGGTTGGTTATAATGTGGGCGCGGGCGGAGGCATGGGCGCCACTCATGGGAATCCGTCCACTTATCCGAGAGTGGCATCGCTATTCGGGTATATCGATAAAAAAGATCTGGACAAGGTGGTCTACGAGATCGCCACGGTACAAAGAGATTTTGGTAACCGGGAAGATCGTAAGCTGGCCCGCTTAAAGTATACTATTGATCGCATGGGTGTGGATGCCTATAAAGCGGAAGTGGAGAAAAGAAGCGGTGTTACGTTCCAGCCATTAAAACCTTATGAGTTTACACAACGTATCGACAGTTACGGTTGGGCGAAGAATCATCATGATAAATGGTTCTATACCGCTTTTATAGAGAATGGCCGTGTATTCGATGACACGGACAATGGCCGCCTCTATAAAACGGCTTTTTATGAGATCGCTGAAACTGGGAAGGCTGACTTTCGTTTCACGTGTAACCAGAATATTGTTATCAGTGATGTGGCAGAAAGGGATAAGGCAGAGGTCCAGCAAATCCTGGAAAAGCACGGTATAACTCAGTTTACAGATAACGCATCCGTGATCCGCAAAAATGCGATTGCCTGTGTGGCCCTGAACACCTGTGCTTTAGCTCTGGCAGAATCCCAAAGATATTTGCCCACTTTGCTGGAGAAAATGGAGCCAATTTTGCAAAAGCATCATCTTGAAAATGAGGCCATCTCGATAAGAATGACTGGCTGCCCTAATGGCTGTGCAAGACCTTATATAGCTGAAATTGCCTTTATCGGAACTTCGCTGGGGCATTACAATATGCACATTGGTGCGGATGCTTTGGGATTCCGTTGCAATAAGCTGTATAAAGAAAACCTGAATGAAGCACAGATCCTTGAAACGGCGGATGAGCTACTGGGGCGTTTTGCCGCCGAAAGAGAGGCAAAAGAAAGTTTTGGGGATTTTGCAATGAGAAAAATATTGGCTTAAATTAGCTTTATGATATCGCAACAAACACCTGTAGTCATGCTGGATGGGCCGGCTCCTAAGGAATCTTTGCCCAATCCGCTGTTTCCGGTTTTTCTAAAACTGGAGCAGTTGCGTTTGTTACTGGTGGGGGCCGGCAATGTCGGCCTGGAAAAACTCACTGCTGTTTTGTCCAATGCCCCGGCCACCCGGATTAACGTGGTGGCGCTTGAAGTAAGTGAGGCATTTAAGGCTTATGCGGACAAATACCCGAATGTCCGGATTCAGCTCAAGGCCTATGAGCCTGCTGATCTGGATGACTGCGATATCGCGATTGTGGCTACGGCAGATATTGCTCTGGATGAACAGATCAGATTGGATGCAACTTCCAAAAGCAAGTTGATCAACGTAGCAGATAAACCCACACTCTGTGATTTTTATCTGGGGTCCATTGTCAGAAAAGGCAGTATTAAGATCGCCATTTCTACCAATGGAAAATCGCCCACACTGGCCAAAAGACTTAAGACCGTTATTCAGGATGGTCTGCCCGGCGAGTTGGAGACATCTCTGGATAATCTTCAGAAAATCAGAAAGACACTCGGTGGTGACTTTCAGTATAAGGTGCAGCACCTGAATCAATTGACCCAGGGCCTGGTTAATCCGGTTCAGAAAACCCAGGAGGAGAAACCACGCATCCTGAGAGCCAGTTTTTGGAAAAAAGCGGGGTTATTTGCATTGGCTTTTTTAGCGACGATGCTTTTTGGCTATTGGTTATTTGGTTATGTATTACCTGTGCACTGGGTCGATAAAAGCTTCGATTATCTGGCTGGCAGCCTGGACCAGCAATTTTTCTGGATGTTTGCTGCAGGTTTTTTTGCCCAGCTGGTTGACGGCGCCATGGGTATGGGCTATGGCGTACTGTCGACGACCTTTTTGCTCTCCTCGAATCTTCCGATTCCCATTGCGGGAATCAGTAGCAGCGTACATATGGCAGAGATGTTCTCAGTAGGGACAGCGGGTATCAGCCATTATAAATACAAACACGTCAAT containing:
- a CDS encoding NADPH-dependent assimilatory sulfite reductase hemoprotein subunit, which gives rise to MPLQQNTRRTSMSNKESHVEKIKKASRGLRGTLLESLADEHTLAIREDDRALVKFHGMYLQDDRDRREERAAKRLDRLWAFMVRLRLPGGKLSAQQWKGLHHVAGTYSTGTIKITTRQTVQLHGILKHHARPTHQAFNQVGLDSIAACGDVNRNVLASAHPDVSPIHEEVYQTAVHLSELMKPKTRAYYEVFVGNEKVAEKVEEDPLYEDRYLPRKFKIAIAIPPQNDVDVFANDCALIAIVENGTLVGYNVGAGGGMGATHGNPSTYPRVASLFGYIDKKDLDKVVYEIATVQRDFGNREDRKLARLKYTIDRMGVDAYKAEVEKRSGVTFQPLKPYEFTQRIDSYGWAKNHHDKWFYTAFIENGRVFDDTDNGRLYKTAFYEIAETGKADFRFTCNQNIVISDVAERDKAEVQQILEKHGITQFTDNASVIRKNAIACVALNTCALALAESQRYLPTLLEKMEPILQKHHLENEAISIRMTGCPNGCARPYIAEIAFIGTSLGHYNMHIGADALGFRCNKLYKENLNEAQILETADELLGRFAAEREAKESFGDFAMRKILA
- a CDS encoding TSUP family transporter, which codes for MISQQTPVVMLDGPAPKESLPNPLFPVFLKLEQLRLLLVGAGNVGLEKLTAVLSNAPATRINVVALEVSEAFKAYADKYPNVRIQLKAYEPADLDDCDIAIVATADIALDEQIRLDATSKSKLINVADKPTLCDFYLGSIVRKGSIKIAISTNGKSPTLAKRLKTVIQDGLPGELETSLDNLQKIRKTLGGDFQYKVQHLNQLTQGLVNPVQKTQEEKPRILRASFWKKAGLFALAFLATMLFGYWLFGYVLPVHWVDKSFDYLAGSLDQQFFWMFAAGFFAQLVDGAMGMGYGVLSTTFLLSSNLPIPIAGISSSVHMAEMFSVGTAGISHYKYKHVNKKLWVALVIPGAIGAILGALFIGTMGKEFGHILRPVIAVYTFYLGFKIVKKAFKNLRLQRHRKIVNVRPVAFVGGFLDAFGGGWGPLVTSTLISGGRDPLYTIGSSTFTKFFTSIGSTATFIIVFGQMHFQVIAGLIFGGMLAAPFAARLSGRLPIKTMYICVGILVILCSLRVLWGVFMP
- a CDS encoding diflavin oxidoreductase, which encodes MLVEAKKDIFSRLIKEATHDELVWMNGFLAGLLDQGTLPAGRAQSGTGAPSVTTASAQVDKLTLLYASETGNAKSVATKFATVTKKRGIKTKLASVEQYKLTDLAKEKYLLLVISTQGDGEPPITAVKFYNAVHDASLKLDKLQYGVLALGDSSYPLFCQAGVDVDRQLELRGATRKVPLQKLDTDYAGYTESWLDTALGLLSDSTEGGAAQAVAKIPKPAGGSHKKIYDGTVITNFNLNDRDSAKRTHHIEIEAEDLAYAPGDALGIVPPNPTPVVEEVLALAEIDAQQSIEWRDQKYTVKELLAIKAQLLYLPERVVRKYAEIAGQEIPDTRMSLVDLLRIYPLKNNQEDFLQVLQILEPIAPRLYSISSSPEAHGDEIHITVARDQFYVGEKQESGLCSGYLLDVPVDTKLQFYIHPNKGFKLPPDDKDVIMIGPGTGVAPFRSFLFERDAAGAEGRNWLFFGDQHISSDFLYQTEIQSFLETGVLTEFNGAFSRDQENKVYVQDKMRERGAELFEWLESGAFIYICGAKEPMSFDVEKALTEIIATQKELSFTEAGKYLDALKEEGRLLKDVY